DNA sequence from the Streptomyces cinnabarinus genome:
TCCAGCCGGCGCCCCGCACCGGCGGCCCCGGCCGCGGTGGTGTCCTGCTGCCGATCGAGGACGGCCGCTGGCTGGTCACCCTGTTCGGCACCCGGGGCGGTGAACCGGCCGCCACGACGGCCGACTTCGACTCCTACGCCCGCGAACAGCTGCGCCACCCCATCCTGGCCGACCTGATCGGACAGGCCGAGCCGCTCACCGAGGTGGCCTTCACCCGTACGACGGCGAACCGGCGGCACCTGTACGAGCGGATGTCCGCCTGGCCGGAGAACTTCGTGGTCCTCGGGGACGCGCTGGCCGCGTTCAACCCCATCTACGGGCACGGCATGTCGGTGGCCGCGCAGGCGGCGGTGGCCCTGCGGGAGTCGGTCGAGGAGTTCGGCTGGGGCACGCCCGGTCTGGCCCGGCGGCTCCAGAAGGCGGTGGCCCGGCCGGCGCGGGCGGCCTGGGACCTGGCCATCGGGATGGACGTGTTCTACCCCGGGGCGACGGAGAAGGGGCCGACGCGGGCGGAGCGCCTGGTGGCCGCGTACGTCGACCGTCTGACGTACACGGCCACGGGGAACGGCCGGGTGGCGCGGGCCGTGACCGATGTGATGTCCCTGGAGAGGGGCGCGGGGGTGCTGCTGACGCCGAGCATGCTGCTGGCGGCGGCGGTCGGCCCGCTCAAACCGGCGCTGGGCGGACCGCCGTTGACGGGGGACGAGCTGAAGCGGGCGGGGCTGCAGTAGTCATCCCTCGAAGGCCGGTTGCGGCAGCCCCTTCCCGGCTCCCGGCACCACCAGCAGCGAACCGGCGACCGGGTGAGGGGCGTCGAGTCCCACCCGTGCCGTGGTGATGTAGAGATCGGTCAGGTCGGCGCCCCCGAAGGCGCAGGCCGTGATCCGGGGCGTGGGCAGGAGGATCTCCCGGTCCAGCGCACCGGCGGGTGTGTAGCGGCGTACCGCCGCGCCGTCCCAGAGGGCCACCCACACACAGCCGTCGGCGTCGACGGTGAGGCCGTCGGGGAACCCGGCGCCGTCCTCGATCCGCACGAGGGGACGGCGGTTGGTGATCT
Encoded proteins:
- a CDS encoding FAD-dependent oxidoreductase, with amino-acid sequence MSDRSATAVVLGGSVAGMLTARALASVGVRVTLVERDALPEGPEPRKGLPQARHVHQLWSGGAQAMEELLPGVTTRLREAGAHRLPITTDMVGLSPRGWYRRWTESHFMLLCSRDLLDATIRAQVLADPRIELVERAEVLGLDGTGSAVTGVLLRAHDDTRRTLRAELVVDATGRGSRTPHWLAELGLPGPEVREVDSGVAYASRIYRAPEAARDGFPVVNIQPAPRTGGPGRGGVLLPIEDGRWLVTLFGTRGGEPAATTADFDSYAREQLRHPILADLIGQAEPLTEVAFTRTTANRRHLYERMSAWPENFVVLGDALAAFNPIYGHGMSVAAQAAVALRESVEEFGWGTPGLARRLQKAVARPARAAWDLAIGMDVFYPGATEKGPTRAERLVAAYVDRLTYTATGNGRVARAVTDVMSLERGAGVLLTPSMLLAAAVGPLKPALGGPPLTGDELKRAGLQ